A single window of Liolophura sinensis isolate JHLJ2023 chromosome 6, CUHK_Ljap_v2, whole genome shotgun sequence DNA harbors:
- the LOC135468295 gene encoding uncharacterized protein LOC135468295 isoform X3: MKQGLFMNGRVETSPSSGRETYTMPAPRRDHVSQDQILEVLGGPSLLSASRSGGLFQDNPDSSIRHKAPVNIIGSSDERADEENDVGSSDESADEENDDRNLPSEVTVDIDRAGQSHHAEFTDSTNPKLLFGDSLGSDSCSGRETLLGRLPSNVTDDNEDEISVDHDSREFTSGEQSDHNYAGEQRTGTDELQTGAGELQTGAGELQTGPDMQQKGTDLQQDVEGAQNVLGDSSTTSERCGKTVASHDVEDHHPHGPLRDGEASGGEESGTSVLNPAQNAGGCAGIALGRWAARAFAMWELIQYY; encoded by the exons ATGAAACAGGGCCTGTTCATGAATGGGAGAGTGGAAACATCTCCTTCCAGTGGGAGAGAGACATACACTATGCCCGCACCCAGACGTGATCACGTATCCCAAGATCAGATTCTCGAGGTACTTGGTGGCCCCAGTCTGCTGTCAGCGTCCAGATCCGGTGGTCTGTTCCAAGACAACCCCGACTCTTCCATCAGACATAAAGCCCCTGTTAATATCA TTGGTTCCTCAGATGAAAGGGCTgatgaagaaaatgatgttGGTTCCTCAGATGAAAGTGCTGATGAAGAAAATGATGACAGAAATCTCCCTAGTGAGGTAACAGTCGACATTGACCGTGCTGGACAAAGTCATCACGCCGAATTTACAGATAGCACGAACCCAAAATTATTGTTCG GTGACTCCCTGGGGTCTGATAGTTGTTCTGGCAGAGAGACCCTCTTAGGACGACTCCCTAGTAACGTAACTGATGACAATGAAGACGAGATTAGCGTTGATCATGACAGCAGAGAATTCACCTCGGGAGAACAATCGGATCACAATTAT GCAGGTGAGCAGCGAACTGGGACAGATGAGCTGCAGACTGGGGCAGGTGAGCTGCAGACTGGGGCAGGTGAGCTGCAGACTGGTCCTGATATGCAGCAGAAGGGGACAGATTTACAGCAGGATGTGGAAGGTGCGCAGAATGTGCTTGGGGATTCCAGTACAACCTCTGAGAGGTGCGGCAAGACGGTGGCGTCTCATGACGTGGAGGATCATCATCCGCATGGCCCTTTGCGGGACGGGGAGGCCAGTGGAGGGGAAGAGAGTGGTACATCAGTTCTGAATCCAGCCCAGAACGCGGGCGGGTGCGCAGGCATTGCTCTAGGAAGGTGGGCGGCGCGGGCATTTGCTATGTGGGAGTTAATACAGTATTATTGA
- the LOC135468295 gene encoding uncharacterized protein LOC135468295 isoform X1, translated as MKQGLFMNGRVETSPSSGRETYTMPAPRRDHVSQDQILEVLGGPSLLSASRSGGLFQDNPDSSIRHKAPVNIIGSSDERADEENDVGSSDESADEENDDRNLPSEVTVDIDRAGQSHHAEFTDSTNPKLLFGDSLGSDSCSGRETLLGRLPSNVTDDNEDEISVDHDSREFTSGEQSDHNYGMSHLIDSAYSSGDGGQSRNGEQRTGTDELQTGAGELQTGAGELQTGPDMQQKGTDLQQDVEGAQNVLGDSSTTSERCGKTVASHDVEDHHPHGPLRDGEASGGEESGTSVLNPAQNAGGCAGIALGRWAARAFAMWELIQYY; from the exons ATGAAACAGGGCCTGTTCATGAATGGGAGAGTGGAAACATCTCCTTCCAGTGGGAGAGAGACATACACTATGCCCGCACCCAGACGTGATCACGTATCCCAAGATCAGATTCTCGAGGTACTTGGTGGCCCCAGTCTGCTGTCAGCGTCCAGATCCGGTGGTCTGTTCCAAGACAACCCCGACTCTTCCATCAGACATAAAGCCCCTGTTAATATCA TTGGTTCCTCAGATGAAAGGGCTgatgaagaaaatgatgttGGTTCCTCAGATGAAAGTGCTGATGAAGAAAATGATGACAGAAATCTCCCTAGTGAGGTAACAGTCGACATTGACCGTGCTGGACAAAGTCATCACGCCGAATTTACAGATAGCACGAACCCAAAATTATTGTTCG GTGACTCCCTGGGGTCTGATAGTTGTTCTGGCAGAGAGACCCTCTTAGGACGACTCCCTAGTAACGTAACTGATGACAATGAAGACGAGATTAGCGTTGATCATGACAGCAGAGAATTCACCTCGGGAGAACAATCGGATCACAATTATG gtatGTCACATTTGATTGATTCTGCATATTCCTCTGGCGATGGTGGACAGTCAAGAAATG GTGAGCAGCGAACTGGGACAGATGAGCTGCAGACTGGGGCAGGTGAGCTGCAGACTGGGGCAGGTGAGCTGCAGACTGGTCCTGATATGCAGCAGAAGGGGACAGATTTACAGCAGGATGTGGAAGGTGCGCAGAATGTGCTTGGGGATTCCAGTACAACCTCTGAGAGGTGCGGCAAGACGGTGGCGTCTCATGACGTGGAGGATCATCATCCGCATGGCCCTTTGCGGGACGGGGAGGCCAGTGGAGGGGAAGAGAGTGGTACATCAGTTCTGAATCCAGCCCAGAACGCGGGCGGGTGCGCAGGCATTGCTCTAGGAAGGTGGGCGGCGCGGGCATTTGCTATGTGGGAGTTAATACAGTATTATTGA
- the LOC135468295 gene encoding uncharacterized protein LOC135468295 isoform X4 produces the protein MKQGLFMNGRVETSPSSGRETYTMPAPRRDHVSQDQILEVLGGPSLLSASRSGGLFQDNPDSSIRHKAPVNIIGSSDERADEENDVGSSDESADEENDDRNLPSEVTVDIDRAGQSHHAEFTDSTNPKLLFGDSLGSDSCSGRETLLGRLPSNVTDDNEDEISVDHDSREFTSGEQSDHNYGEQRTGTDELQTGAGELQTGAGELQTGPDMQQKGTDLQQDVEGAQNVLGDSSTTSERCGKTVASHDVEDHHPHGPLRDGEASGGEESGTSVLNPAQNAGGCAGIALGRWAARAFAMWELIQYY, from the exons ATGAAACAGGGCCTGTTCATGAATGGGAGAGTGGAAACATCTCCTTCCAGTGGGAGAGAGACATACACTATGCCCGCACCCAGACGTGATCACGTATCCCAAGATCAGATTCTCGAGGTACTTGGTGGCCCCAGTCTGCTGTCAGCGTCCAGATCCGGTGGTCTGTTCCAAGACAACCCCGACTCTTCCATCAGACATAAAGCCCCTGTTAATATCA TTGGTTCCTCAGATGAAAGGGCTgatgaagaaaatgatgttGGTTCCTCAGATGAAAGTGCTGATGAAGAAAATGATGACAGAAATCTCCCTAGTGAGGTAACAGTCGACATTGACCGTGCTGGACAAAGTCATCACGCCGAATTTACAGATAGCACGAACCCAAAATTATTGTTCG GTGACTCCCTGGGGTCTGATAGTTGTTCTGGCAGAGAGACCCTCTTAGGACGACTCCCTAGTAACGTAACTGATGACAATGAAGACGAGATTAGCGTTGATCATGACAGCAGAGAATTCACCTCGGGAGAACAATCGGATCACAATTATG GTGAGCAGCGAACTGGGACAGATGAGCTGCAGACTGGGGCAGGTGAGCTGCAGACTGGGGCAGGTGAGCTGCAGACTGGTCCTGATATGCAGCAGAAGGGGACAGATTTACAGCAGGATGTGGAAGGTGCGCAGAATGTGCTTGGGGATTCCAGTACAACCTCTGAGAGGTGCGGCAAGACGGTGGCGTCTCATGACGTGGAGGATCATCATCCGCATGGCCCTTTGCGGGACGGGGAGGCCAGTGGAGGGGAAGAGAGTGGTACATCAGTTCTGAATCCAGCCCAGAACGCGGGCGGGTGCGCAGGCATTGCTCTAGGAAGGTGGGCGGCGCGGGCATTTGCTATGTGGGAGTTAATACAGTATTATTGA
- the LOC135468295 gene encoding uncharacterized protein LOC135468295 isoform X2, translated as MKQGLFMNGRVETSPSSGRETYTMPAPRRDHVSQDQILEVLGGPSLLSASRSGGLFQDNPDSSIRHKAPVNINESADEENDDRNLPSEVTVDIDRAGQSHHAEFTDSTNPKLLFGDSLGSDSCSGRETLLGRLPSNVTDDNEDEISVDHDSREFTSGEQSDHNYGMSHLIDSAYSSGDGGQSRNGEQRTGTDELQTGAGELQTGAGELQTGPDMQQKGTDLQQDVEGAQNVLGDSSTTSERCGKTVASHDVEDHHPHGPLRDGEASGGEESGTSVLNPAQNAGGCAGIALGRWAARAFAMWELIQYY; from the exons ATGAAACAGGGCCTGTTCATGAATGGGAGAGTGGAAACATCTCCTTCCAGTGGGAGAGAGACATACACTATGCCCGCACCCAGACGTGATCACGTATCCCAAGATCAGATTCTCGAGGTACTTGGTGGCCCCAGTCTGCTGTCAGCGTCCAGATCCGGTGGTCTGTTCCAAGACAACCCCGACTCTTCCATCAGACATAAAGCCCCTGTTAATATCA ATGAAAGTGCTGATGAAGAAAATGATGACAGAAATCTCCCTAGTGAGGTAACAGTCGACATTGACCGTGCTGGACAAAGTCATCACGCCGAATTTACAGATAGCACGAACCCAAAATTATTGTTCG GTGACTCCCTGGGGTCTGATAGTTGTTCTGGCAGAGAGACCCTCTTAGGACGACTCCCTAGTAACGTAACTGATGACAATGAAGACGAGATTAGCGTTGATCATGACAGCAGAGAATTCACCTCGGGAGAACAATCGGATCACAATTATG gtatGTCACATTTGATTGATTCTGCATATTCCTCTGGCGATGGTGGACAGTCAAGAAATG GTGAGCAGCGAACTGGGACAGATGAGCTGCAGACTGGGGCAGGTGAGCTGCAGACTGGGGCAGGTGAGCTGCAGACTGGTCCTGATATGCAGCAGAAGGGGACAGATTTACAGCAGGATGTGGAAGGTGCGCAGAATGTGCTTGGGGATTCCAGTACAACCTCTGAGAGGTGCGGCAAGACGGTGGCGTCTCATGACGTGGAGGATCATCATCCGCATGGCCCTTTGCGGGACGGGGAGGCCAGTGGAGGGGAAGAGAGTGGTACATCAGTTCTGAATCCAGCCCAGAACGCGGGCGGGTGCGCAGGCATTGCTCTAGGAAGGTGGGCGGCGCGGGCATTTGCTATGTGGGAGTTAATACAGTATTATTGA